In Chlorocebus sabaeus isolate Y175 chromosome 11, mChlSab1.0.hap1, whole genome shotgun sequence, one DNA window encodes the following:
- the DCTN2 gene encoding dynactin subunit 2, with product MADPKYADLPGIARNEPDVYETSDLPEDDQAEFDAEELTSTSVEHIIVNPNAAYDKFKDKRVGTKGLDFSDRIGKTKRTGYESGEYEMLGEGLGVKETPQQKYQRLLHEVQELTTEVEKIKTTVKESATEEKLTPVVLAKQLAALKQQLVASHLEKLLGPDAAINLTDPDGALAKRLLLQLEATKNSKGGSGGKTTGTPPDSSLVTYELHSRPEQDKFSQAAKVAELEKRLTELEAAVRCDQDAQNPLSAGLQGACLMETVELLQAKVSALDLAVLDQVEARLQSVLGKVNEIAKHKASVEDADTQSKVHQLYETIQRWSPIASTLPELVQRLVTIKQLHEQAMQFGQLLTHLDTTQQMIANSLKDNTTLLTQVQTTMRENLATVEGNFASIDERMKQLGK from the exons ATGGCGGACCCTAAATACGCCGACCTTCCCGGCATT GCCAGGAATGAGCCAGATGTTTATGAAACCAGCGACCTACCTGAGGATGATCAAGCGGAGTTTGATGCG GAGGAGCTGACAAGCACAAGTGTGGAACACATCATTGTCAATCCTAATGCTGCCTATGACAAGTTCAAGGACAAGAGAGTGGGGACAAAGGGACTTG ATTTCTCAGATCGTATTGGAAAAACCAAGAGGACAGGATATGAATCTGGAGAATATGAGAtg CTTGGAGAGGGTCTGGGAGTGAAGGAGACACCCCAGCAAAAGTACCAGCGTCTACTGCATGAGGTCCAAGAGCTGACAACTGAAGTTGAAAAAATCAAG ACGACAGTGAAGGAGTCAGCCACAGAGGAGAAGCTGACCCCTGTCGTGCTGGCTAAACAGCTGGCAGCCCTGAAGCAGCAGCTGGTTGCTTCCCACCTGGAGAAGCTGCTGGGACCAGATGCTGCAATCAACCTTACCGACCCTGATGGCGCCCTGGCTAA GCGCCTACTGCTGCAGCTGGAAGCAACGAAGAACAGCAAAGGTGGCTCAGGGGGAAAAACCACTGGGACCCCCCCAGATAGCAGCCTTGTCACTTATGAACTACACTCTCGGCCTGAGCAGGACAAGTTCTCTCAAGCTGCCAAA GTCGCAGAACTTGAAAAGCGCCTGACAGAGCTGGAGGCAGCTGTACGTTGTGATCAGGATGCTCAG AATCCCCTTTCTGCAGGTCTACAGGGAGCCTGTCTCATG GAGACTGTAGAGCTGTTGCAAGCAAAGGTCAGCGCCCTGGACCTTGCAGTTTTGGATCAAGTAGAGGCTCGGCTACAG AGTGTCCTGGGAAAGGTGAACGAGATTGCCAAGCATAAAGCCTCTGTGGAAGATGCAGATACACAAAGCAAG GTGCACCAGCTATATGAAACTATACAGCGCTGGAGCCCCATTGCCTCCACCCTCCCTGAGCTGGTGCAGAGACTTGTCACCATCAAGCAGCTACACGAGCAAG ccATGCAGTTTGGTCAGCTCCTGACACACTTGGATACCACCCAGCAGATGATTGCTAATTCCCTGAAGGACAATACCACCCTCTTGACCCAG GTGCAGACAACCATGCGTGAAAACCTGGCCACAGTTGAGGGGAACTTTGCCAGCATTGATGAACGGATGAAGCAGCTGGGAAAGTGA